In Bdellovibrionales bacterium, the following proteins share a genomic window:
- a CDS encoding PilZ domain-containing protein, with protein MDTYNSDLPAPRLPLVMDVEFRRSYARQSDKGKLRNISLTGAFLETGVLGLGAEDKVNLTFVVSGRRRNITATVVWKNTLGFGVRFHPTNNRDIQIVDDLMYFVESKRETRRDVLDNIFRRVA; from the coding sequence ATGGATACTTACAATTCTGATTTGCCCGCTCCTCGGCTTCCGTTAGTCATGGATGTGGAGTTCCGACGAAGTTATGCCCGGCAATCGGATAAGGGTAAGCTGCGAAATATCAGTTTGACTGGGGCATTTCTAGAAACTGGAGTTCTGGGACTTGGAGCCGAAGATAAGGTAAATCTCACTTTTGTTGTCAGTGGCAGAAGGCGCAATATCACAGCGACCGTTGTGTGGAAAAATACTTTGGGATTCGGGGTACGATTTCACCCTACAAACAACCGTGACATACAGATCGTTGACGATCTTATGTACTTTGTCGAGAGCAAACGTGAAACTCGCAGAGACGTCTTAGACAACATCTTTAGGCGCGTTGCCTAG